The following proteins are encoded in a genomic region of Bacteroidota bacterium:
- a CDS encoding YfhO family protein: protein MWVVDKRYLNKDNFVSKSFVDSPFDLTQANQQILSDKDPNFRVFNTTVSTFNDASTSYFHKSIGGYHGAKLKRYQELIEMQISKNNMEVLNMLNTKYFIVSDEQKQPIAQRNPVACGNAWFVPNYKIVANADSEMAALSKIKPKEFMVVDKKYEANLSGFTAAFDSSATIGLTSYQPNNLVYKSNSSKEQLAVFSEIYYPDGWNAYIDGKQHDYFGCNYVLRAMRIPAGAHTIEFKFEPKTYKTGEQIALASSILLYLVLGGALYMEWKRKNS from the coding sequence ATGTGGGTAGTAGATAAGCGCTATTTAAACAAAGATAATTTCGTTTCGAAAAGCTTTGTTGATTCTCCTTTTGATTTGACACAAGCCAATCAACAAATTTTAAGTGACAAGGATCCTAATTTTAGAGTATTTAATACTACTGTGAGTACATTTAATGATGCCAGTACATCTTATTTTCATAAATCAATTGGAGGTTACCATGGTGCTAAATTGAAGCGTTATCAAGAATTAATTGAAATGCAAATCAGTAAAAACAACATGGAAGTGTTAAACATGTTGAACACAAAATACTTTATTGTGAGCGACGAGCAAAAACAGCCCATAGCTCAACGTAATCCGGTTGCCTGTGGAAACGCATGGTTTGTTCCGAATTACAAAATTGTAGCAAATGCCGATTCTGAAATGGCTGCATTAAGCAAAATAAAACCTAAGGAGTTTATGGTAGTTGACAAAAAATACGAAGCTAATCTTTCAGGATTTACTGCTGCTTTTGACTCAAGTGCTACCATTGGATTAACCAGTTATCAGCCTAATAACTTGGTGTATAAAAGTAATTCATCGAAGGAACAGTTGGCCGTATTTTCAGAAATTTATTATCCCGATGGATGGAATGCCTATATTGATGGTAAGCAACACGATTATTTTGGATGCAACTACGTGTTACGTGCAATGCGCATTCCTGCAGGTGCTCATACTATTGAATTTAAGTTTGAACCTAAAACTTATAAAACAGGTGAACAGATTGCCCTTGCCAGTTCAATACTGTTGTATCTGGTTTTAGGAGGAGCATTGTACATGGAGTGGAAAAGGAAAAATTCTTAA
- a CDS encoding glycosyltransferase, with protein sequence MKKVLVISYYWPPSGGAGVQRWLKYSKYLPEFGIEPVVVTVNPGEAAYPVIDNSLLYEVPKSIKVHTTRTFEPFEFYKLLSRKKQIPFAGFANEGKVTLFKKLMRFIRGNFFIPDGRIGWNNYAFEKCCELIESQNIDTFLITSPPQSSQLIGLKLKKKYKLKWIADIRDPWTDIYYYNKLYHTSWAKKKDARYEREVIEQADHLIVVSEAIKNSFAGKTTKVDLSKIHVIPNGFDENDFANKQADNPPEFVITYTGTITADYKIDAFIDGFKELINEHKDVKFKLRFVGSVAGVQKGQFEKKLYHAVEFVNHVSHVESINYLMRSTLVLLAIPDVKGNEGILTGKLFEYLASQKFIFCLGPVNGEAAQIIEECEAGISFEHSDARGIKEGLLGLLNKWKAQEVLRKNSSQYKKYSRQIQAKNIAEIIL encoded by the coding sequence TTGAAAAAGGTTCTAGTTATTAGTTATTATTGGCCGCCAAGCGGTGGTGCAGGCGTACAGCGTTGGCTGAAATATTCGAAATACCTTCCTGAATTTGGTATAGAACCTGTTGTTGTTACTGTAAATCCTGGTGAAGCTGCATATCCTGTTATTGATAATTCCTTGTTGTACGAAGTACCTAAATCAATAAAAGTACATACTACTCGCACCTTCGAGCCTTTTGAATTTTACAAATTGCTTTCACGAAAAAAACAAATTCCTTTCGCAGGATTTGCTAACGAAGGAAAAGTTACTTTGTTTAAAAAACTGATGCGTTTTATTAGAGGCAACTTCTTTATTCCTGACGGAAGAATAGGTTGGAATAATTACGCTTTTGAAAAATGCTGTGAGCTAATTGAATCTCAAAATATCGATACTTTTCTTATTACCAGTCCTCCTCAATCATCACAACTAATTGGACTAAAACTTAAAAAGAAATACAAGCTTAAATGGATTGCCGATATACGAGACCCTTGGACCGATATTTATTACTACAACAAGCTATACCACACAAGCTGGGCGAAAAAGAAAGATGCCCGTTATGAGCGTGAGGTGATTGAACAAGCCGATCATTTGATTGTAGTAAGTGAAGCGATTAAAAATAGTTTTGCAGGTAAAACCACTAAAGTTGATCTTTCAAAAATTCATGTTATTCCCAACGGTTTTGATGAAAATGATTTTGCGAATAAACAAGCCGATAATCCACCGGAGTTTGTGATTACCTATACCGGTACTATTACAGCAGATTATAAAATTGACGCATTTATTGATGGATTTAAAGAATTGATAAATGAACACAAAGACGTAAAGTTTAAACTGCGTTTTGTGGGTAGTGTTGCCGGAGTTCAAAAAGGTCAATTTGAGAAAAAGTTATACCATGCTGTTGAGTTTGTAAACCATGTTTCGCATGTTGAATCAATCAACTATTTAATGCGAAGTACCTTGGTTTTGCTCGCCATTCCGGATGTAAAAGGAAATGAAGGTATATTAACCGGGAAATTGTTCGAGTACCTTGCTTCACAAAAATTTATTTTTTGTTTAGGTCCTGTAAACGGTGAAGCTGCCCAAATAATTGAAGAGTGCGAAGCAGGAATTAGTTTTGAACACAGCGATGCAAGAGGAATAAAAGAAGGTTTGTTAGGCTTACTAAATAAATGGAAAGCGCAAGAAGTACTGAGAAAAAATTCTAGTCAGTATAAAAAATACTCACGCCAGATTCAAGCAAAAAACATTGCTGAAATTATTTTGTAG
- a CDS encoding SIS domain-containing protein: protein MTISDFTDNYTAAFSKAFAGIEAFEGTTQISYSEAINKCVELVLKAQTANKKIMFAGNGGSAGITSHMAIDFWKNGKVKATAFNDSSLLTCLANDISFEHVFSAPIQMFAESGDIAMCISSSGSSKNILNAAEEAQKSGCSVITFSGFKTDNPLKKLGHINFYVPAYSYGFVEVLHNLIIHCILDAKMYCKDTIDIFNKNTPM, encoded by the coding sequence ATGACAATTTCTGATTTCACAGATAACTATACTGCCGCATTTTCGAAGGCCTTTGCCGGTATTGAAGCTTTTGAAGGCACTACACAAATTTCGTATAGCGAAGCAATTAATAAGTGTGTAGAACTGGTGCTGAAAGCACAAACTGCAAACAAAAAAATTATGTTCGCAGGAAATGGTGGCAGCGCAGGTATTACCAGTCACATGGCAATTGATTTTTGGAAAAATGGAAAAGTTAAAGCCACCGCTTTTAACGATTCGTCGCTCTTAACTTGTTTGGCAAACGATATTAGTTTCGAACACGTTTTTTCAGCTCCAATACAAATGTTTGCTGAATCAGGTGATATCGCCATGTGTATCAGTAGCTCAGGAAGTTCGAAAAATATTTTAAACGCAGCCGAAGAAGCACAGAAATCGGGTTGTTCAGTAATAACTTTTTCAGGATTTAAAACAGATAATCCTTTGAAAAAATTGGGACACATAAATTTTTATGTACCTGCTTATTCGTATGGATTTGTTGAAGTACTTCACAACTTAATTATTCATTGCATTTTGGATGCGAAAATGTATTGTAAGGATACAATTGATATTTTCAACAAAAACACTCCCATGTAA
- a CDS encoding adenylyltransferase/cytidyltransferase family protein produces MNSKIIALDALASITTSLKSEGKKIAHCHGCFDLMHLGHIKHFEAAKNTADVLIVTLTPDRFVNKGPGRPVFNEMHRMEAIAALQCVDYVALNKWETAVETIKIVKPDFYVKGQDYKNAKDDITGNIGFEEEAVKAVGGKFYITEEVQFSSSKLINAHFSPLSDSVQSFLTDFKSRHSAESVIAEIEKLKDAKILVIGDTIIDEYHYCKPLGKSSKSPTISSVYLRGESYAGGVLAIANHLAQFAGKVEMMTCLGEENTQQELIEQKLSPSVDRKFFYRKNAPTPTKRRYLDKYLNIKLFEVTFMNDSYIEKELEEQMITYLKSVLANYDMVMIADFGHGLISPAIIKFLEESGKYLAVNAQTNSNNYGFNYITKYSRANYISIDEKELRLPFGDNYGAVEPLIEKLKAISHAELIQITLGQEGSVIYYDKTFAKAPALASAVKDSVGAGDAVLSVTALCAQMGVAPEIIIFVGNCVGSLAVEIIGNEHPVYKKDLTKFIKHLLK; encoded by the coding sequence ATGAATTCAAAAATAATTGCGCTGGATGCTCTTGCAAGCATTACCACAAGTTTAAAAAGTGAGGGTAAAAAAATTGCACATTGTCACGGTTGCTTCGATTTGATGCACCTTGGGCACATTAAGCATTTTGAAGCTGCAAAAAATACTGCCGATGTATTAATTGTAACGCTAACACCCGACCGTTTCGTTAATAAAGGTCCGGGTCGACCGGTATTCAACGAAATGCACCGCATGGAAGCAATAGCTGCCTTGCAATGTGTGGATTATGTTGCCTTAAACAAATGGGAAACTGCAGTTGAAACCATAAAAATTGTAAAGCCCGATTTTTATGTAAAAGGGCAGGATTATAAAAATGCCAAAGACGATATTACCGGTAATATTGGATTTGAAGAAGAAGCGGTTAAAGCTGTTGGTGGTAAATTTTATATTACCGAAGAAGTGCAATTCTCTTCCTCAAAATTAATAAATGCGCATTTTTCACCATTAAGCGATTCGGTGCAAAGTTTTCTAACTGATTTTAAATCACGTCACAGTGCCGAAAGCGTAATTGCCGAAATTGAAAAATTAAAAGACGCTAAAATTTTGGTCATTGGTGATACTATTATTGATGAATACCATTATTGTAAACCATTAGGTAAATCGTCAAAATCGCCTACCATTTCGAGTGTTTATTTACGTGGCGAAAGTTATGCCGGCGGTGTACTTGCAATTGCCAATCACTTGGCTCAGTTTGCAGGTAAAGTCGAGATGATGACCTGCTTGGGAGAAGAAAATACACAACAGGAATTGATTGAACAAAAATTGTCTCCATCAGTTGATCGAAAGTTTTTTTACCGTAAAAATGCTCCTACGCCTACAAAGAGAAGGTATCTCGATAAGTACTTAAACATAAAGTTGTTTGAAGTAACTTTTATGAACGACTCCTACATTGAAAAGGAATTGGAGGAGCAGATGATTACATATTTGAAGAGCGTGCTCGCTAATTACGACATGGTGATGATTGCCGATTTTGGGCATGGATTAATTTCTCCGGCAATTATTAAGTTTTTAGAAGAGAGTGGGAAATACCTTGCCGTAAATGCCCAAACCAATAGCAATAACTATGGGTTTAATTACATTACCAAATATTCGCGCGCCAATTATATTTCAATTGACGAAAAGGAATTGCGCTTGCCTTTTGGCGATAATTATGGTGCGGTAGAGCCTTTGATTGAAAAACTAAAAGCTATTTCCCATGCTGAGTTAATTCAAATTACGTTAGGGCAGGAGGGCAGTGTAATTTATTACGATAAAACATTTGCCAAAGCTCCTGCATTAGCATCTGCTGTAAAAGATTCGGTTGGAGCCGGTGATGCAGTACTATCGGTAACAGCCTTGTGCGCACAAATGGGAGTTGCTCCCGAAATAATTATCTTTGTAGGAAATTGTGTTGGTTCTTTAGCTGTTGAAATAATCGGAAATGAACATCCGGTTTACAAAAAGGACCTCACTAAATTTATTAAACACTTATTAAAATAA
- a CDS encoding SDR family oxidoreductase, translating into MNILVTGGCGFIGSHMVDRLLSEGHKVTVIDDLSSGNAKNLEHHQSNKNLTVNIVSIADYEKILPLFKGIDWVFHVAALADIVPSIERPLKYHNSNVNGTINVLEACRHNEVKRVIYAASSSCYGIPDNFPTPESAEIRCQYPYAVTKYLGEEYCLYWEQVYKMNITSMRFFNVYGPRARTSGTYGAVFGVFLAQKLNNKPFTIVGDGTQTRDFTFVTDIVDACYTAAKREDVSGQIFNVGSGNTYSVNRLIELLGGEKVHIPKRPGEPDCTFADTTRINTILGWKPKVSLEEGVKIMLENIDYWREAPIWEPASIEEATKDWFKYLGK; encoded by the coding sequence ATGAACATATTAGTAACAGGAGGCTGCGGATTTATTGGCAGTCACATGGTTGATCGACTTTTATCGGAAGGGCACAAAGTAACCGTGATAGATGATTTATCATCGGGTAACGCTAAAAATTTAGAGCATCACCAAAGCAATAAGAACTTGACGGTAAATATTGTAAGTATTGCCGATTATGAAAAAATACTACCACTCTTTAAAGGAATCGATTGGGTTTTTCATGTGGCTGCTTTGGCAGATATTGTTCCTTCCATTGAACGTCCTTTAAAGTACCATAACTCCAATGTAAATGGAACCATCAATGTGTTGGAAGCCTGTAGGCACAATGAAGTGAAAAGGGTAATTTATGCAGCTTCATCATCGTGTTATGGTATTCCGGATAATTTCCCAACTCCCGAAAGTGCTGAAATACGCTGTCAGTATCCTTATGCAGTTACTAAATACCTTGGTGAAGAATATTGCTTGTATTGGGAGCAAGTATATAAAATGAACATCACAAGTATGCGCTTTTTCAATGTGTACGGCCCACGTGCACGAACCAGCGGAACTTACGGAGCGGTATTCGGTGTGTTTTTAGCTCAGAAACTCAACAACAAGCCTTTTACTATAGTTGGAGATGGAACTCAAACCCGCGATTTTACTTTTGTAACGGATATTGTGGATGCCTGCTACACGGCGGCAAAGCGAGAAGATGTAAGTGGCCAAATTTTTAATGTGGGAAGTGGAAATACTTACAGTGTAAATCGTTTAATAGAATTGTTGGGAGGCGAAAAAGTGCATATTCCAAAGCGTCCGGGAGAGCCGGATTGTACTTTTGCTGATACTACTCGCATCAATACTATTTTAGGTTGGAAGCCAAAAGTTAGTTTGGAAGAAGGTGTAAAAATAATGCTCGAGAACATTGATTACTGGCGTGAAGCCCCAATTTGGGAACCAGCCAGTATTGAAGAAGCTACAAAGGATTGGTTTAAATATTTAGGTAAATAA
- a CDS encoding class I SAM-dependent methyltransferase → MPKTIRDKFISAFEKDKSYMHNWLVSWDYQKQLKKRKYAYDNLLDDFFTFSGKEDLPRWMNWFEKDYPDYTQSPEIEKLSLKSLENEQKIFKQLELPFDEANYLKRVGLHNAHDFFLPQSYPVAARYKIKNVLDFGAGYGRQSNLWSGNRNEGMYVGVDAIESSYCLQNLYYHSISDKVNDYIENPEGFKFDKNFQGIVHVPTWRFDLIPDQSMDLVMCVQVLPELNSKLIRFIMEQFKRVLKPGGMLYIRDHAYTWKPAGQINVEKFLVELGFNLEFKAHIINDTDLHGIPRIWRNADEEVKKAQTMDIKAKAKLIYNNADAMTGGLLKKVTAKLK, encoded by the coding sequence ATGCCAAAAACAATTAGAGATAAATTTATTTCTGCATTTGAAAAGGATAAGAGCTACATGCACAATTGGCTTGTTTCCTGGGATTATCAGAAACAATTGAAAAAAAGAAAATACGCTTACGATAATTTATTAGATGATTTTTTTACGTTTTCAGGCAAGGAAGATTTACCACGCTGGATGAATTGGTTTGAAAAGGATTACCCTGATTATACTCAATCGCCTGAAATTGAAAAACTAAGTTTGAAGAGTTTAGAAAATGAACAAAAAATTTTCAAACAACTCGAACTGCCTTTCGATGAAGCGAATTACTTGAAACGAGTAGGATTGCACAATGCACACGATTTCTTTTTACCTCAATCCTATCCGGTTGCTGCACGCTATAAAATAAAAAATGTGCTCGATTTTGGTGCAGGTTATGGTCGTCAATCAAATTTATGGAGCGGTAATCGTAACGAAGGAATGTACGTCGGTGTAGATGCAATAGAATCTTCTTACTGTTTGCAAAACCTTTATTACCATAGTATTTCTGATAAAGTAAACGATTACATTGAAAATCCCGAAGGTTTTAAATTCGATAAAAATTTCCAAGGTATTGTGCACGTTCCAACTTGGAGATTTGATTTGATACCTGATCAATCCATGGATTTGGTAATGTGTGTGCAAGTATTACCCGAACTAAATTCAAAATTAATTCGTTTTATTATGGAGCAATTTAAACGTGTTTTGAAACCCGGTGGAATGCTCTATATTCGTGATCATGCTTACACATGGAAACCTGCAGGTCAAATAAACGTTGAGAAATTTTTAGTTGAACTTGGATTTAATTTGGAGTTTAAGGCCCATATCATTAACGACACAGATTTACACGGAATTCCTCGTATTTGGCGCAACGCAGATGAAGAAGTGAAAAAAGCACAAACCATGGATATTAAAGCAAAAGCAAAGTTGATTTACAATAATGCAGATGCAATGACTGGTGGATTATTGAAAAAAGTAACAGCAAAATTAAAATAA
- a CDS encoding DegT/DnrJ/EryC1/StrS family aminotransferase: MKVNYIHLGIQHKEIKQNILDAIGNLLDNGQFILGEETQKFEKRFAELCQTKFAIGVGNGTDTMILTMRALGIGAGDEVITAPNSYLASASSIALAGATPVFADVRQDYNIDPKEIEKRITKKTKAIIPVHLTGRPADMDAIMALAKTYNLHVIEDAAQAVGATYNNQSVGSFGTTGSFSLHPLKNLGACGDGGVITTNDEQLHAYLTKARTHGHSSRDEVDFWSFNTRIDNLQSAILNVKFNELEKWNARRRSIAAMYREGLKNLPLYLPTDTDKEYAVYHTFIIQSDQRNDLMKFLAEQGVDTKIHYPVPIHLQKAAAYLGYKKGDFPMTEKQCETILSLPVYPQLSDEEVNYVIEKINLFYKK, from the coding sequence ATGAAAGTAAACTACATCCATCTGGGTATTCAACACAAAGAAATTAAACAAAATATTCTTGATGCTATTGGTAACTTATTAGACAATGGCCAATTTATTTTAGGAGAAGAAACTCAAAAATTTGAAAAACGATTTGCTGAGCTTTGCCAAACTAAATTTGCAATAGGAGTTGGTAATGGTACCGATACCATGATTTTAACCATGCGCGCTCTAGGTATTGGAGCCGGCGATGAAGTTATTACCGCTCCGAACTCATACCTCGCTTCTGCATCAAGCATTGCATTAGCAGGTGCAACTCCGGTATTCGCTGATGTTCGTCAAGATTACAATATCGATCCCAAAGAAATTGAAAAACGAATCACCAAGAAAACAAAAGCTATTATTCCTGTTCATTTAACCGGTCGTCCCGCCGATATGGATGCAATAATGGCGCTCGCTAAAACATATAATTTGCATGTCATTGAAGACGCAGCACAAGCGGTTGGAGCAACCTACAATAACCAATCAGTGGGCTCTTTTGGAACTACCGGCTCGTTTAGTTTACATCCTTTAAAAAACTTAGGAGCATGTGGCGATGGTGGTGTAATAACAACTAACGACGAGCAACTTCATGCATACCTTACAAAAGCCCGTACTCACGGTCACAGCAGTAGAGATGAAGTTGATTTTTGGAGTTTTAATACACGTATCGATAATTTGCAATCGGCTATATTAAATGTAAAATTTAATGAGCTCGAAAAATGGAACGCACGCAGAAGAAGCATCGCTGCTATGTACCGCGAAGGACTTAAAAATTTGCCTTTGTATTTACCTACTGACACTGATAAGGAATACGCAGTTTACCATACCTTTATAATTCAATCGGATCAAAGAAACGATTTGATGAAATTTTTGGCAGAGCAAGGAGTGGATACCAAAATACATTATCCGGTTCCTATTCATTTACAAAAAGCTGCAGCTTATTTGGGTTACAAAAAAGGCGACTTTCCAATGACTGAAAAGCAATGCGAAACTATTTTAAGTTTACCGGTTTATCCGCAACTAAGCGACGAAGAAGTAAATTACGTAATTGAAAAAATTAATTTATTTTACAAAAAATAA
- a CDS encoding GxxExxY protein, which yields MSSLKHSDLTDKIIKAYYDVYNQLGFGFLEKVYENALLIELRKKGLFCVAQLPIEVFYEEQKVGQYYADILVEDSVILEIKAAESLVEEHEAQLINYLKATELEIGLLLNFGKKPEFKRKIFSNENKISVNPQNPRHQRSVK from the coding sequence ATGAGTTCATTAAAACATTCAGATCTTACGGATAAAATTATAAAAGCTTATTATGATGTCTATAATCAGCTGGGTTTTGGTTTTTTAGAAAAGGTTTATGAAAATGCGTTGTTAATTGAATTAAGAAAGAAAGGACTTTTCTGTGTTGCTCAATTACCAATTGAAGTTTTTTATGAAGAACAGAAAGTGGGACAGTATTATGCCGATATCCTAGTTGAAGATTCTGTAATTCTTGAGATTAAAGCTGCAGAGTCATTAGTTGAAGAGCATGAAGCTCAATTAATAAATTATTTAAAAGCAACAGAATTAGAAATAGGCCTTTTACTCAATTTTGGTAAAAAGCCTGAATTTAAACGAAAGATCTTCAGTAACGAAAATAAAATCAGTGTAAATCCGCAAAATCCGCGTCATCAGCGTTCTGTAAAATGA
- a CDS encoding SDR family oxidoreductase, with protein sequence MKNIFITGGAGYVGSVLVPKLLNKGYNVTVLDLMIYGRDVLPVHPNLSAVKGDIRDQDLLKKILQNQDAVIHLACISNDPSFELNPSLGKSINLDAFEPLVRISKELGVKRFIYASSSSVYGIKEEPNVHEGMELEPLTDYSKFKAMCEELLAPFQSDDFTTCTIRPATVCGYGKRLRLDLSVNILTNLAINKGEITVFGGTQKRPNIHIEDMTDLYCMLLELPKEKIAGKIWNAGFENHTISEIAGMVKNVVGQNVNIVTTPTNDLRSYHISSEKIKNDIGFVAKHTIEDAASDLKKAFEQGLIPNSLSDDKYFNVKLMQHIHLE encoded by the coding sequence ATGAAAAATATTTTTATTACCGGTGGCGCCGGATATGTGGGCTCTGTATTAGTGCCTAAATTGCTAAACAAAGGATACAACGTAACCGTACTTGATTTAATGATTTATGGTCGTGATGTATTACCCGTTCACCCTAATTTAAGCGCTGTAAAGGGAGATATACGCGATCAGGATTTACTTAAAAAAATACTGCAAAATCAAGATGCAGTTATTCACTTGGCTTGTATAAGCAATGATCCAAGCTTTGAGCTAAATCCATCATTAGGCAAATCAATTAACTTGGATGCTTTTGAACCATTGGTGCGCATTTCAAAGGAGTTGGGCGTAAAGCGCTTTATTTATGCTTCTTCTTCAAGTGTATATGGAATCAAAGAAGAACCTAATGTGCACGAAGGAATGGAATTAGAACCACTTACCGATTATTCTAAATTTAAAGCCATGTGCGAAGAATTATTGGCTCCGTTTCAATCTGACGATTTTACAACTTGCACTATTCGTCCGGCTACTGTGTGTGGCTATGGTAAACGATTACGCCTCGATTTATCGGTGAATATTTTAACCAATTTAGCAATCAACAAAGGTGAAATTACTGTATTTGGTGGGACTCAAAAACGTCCGAACATACACATTGAAGACATGACAGATTTGTATTGCATGTTGCTCGAATTGCCAAAAGAAAAAATAGCCGGTAAAATTTGGAATGCAGGTTTCGAAAATCACACTATTAGTGAGATAGCCGGAATGGTAAAAAATGTAGTGGGACAAAATGTAAACATTGTTACAACACCAACTAACGATTTACGTTCTTATCACATCTCCTCCGAAAAAATTAAAAACGACATTGGCTTCGTAGCAAAGCATACTATTGAAGACGCCGCCAGCGATTTAAAAAAAGCATTCGAACAAGGATTAATACCCAACTCCTTGAGCGACGATAAATACTTCAACGTAAAACTAATGCAGCACATTCATTTGGAGTAA